The Coleofasciculaceae cyanobacterium genome window below encodes:
- a CDS encoding sterol desaturase family protein: protein MLLIAAFILAFIFASFVEYWLHRLMHIFPHFGRDIVPHYEHHRENTANGVLVEFKDYSMVVPLSWVTFFISVPIGISFVAGSLVYAAFSAYAHQLQHENPVKCVWLKMPVHYVHHKYNQWEHNFGLAVDWWDRLFGTYKAVDWLTEAELERADKKYWQIKW, encoded by the coding sequence ATGCTGTTGATCGCTGCTTTTATTTTGGCGTTTATTTTTGCTAGCTTTGTTGAATATTGGCTACATCGCTTAATGCATATCTTCCCCCATTTTGGTCGAGATATCGTTCCACATTACGAACACCATCGCGAAAACACTGCTAACGGAGTATTAGTAGAATTTAAAGATTATTCAATGGTAGTGCCTTTAAGCTGGGTCACTTTTTTTATTTCTGTCCCTATAGGAATCAGCTTTGTGGCGGGAAGTCTGGTTTATGCTGCTTTTTCTGCCTATGCACATCAGTTACAGCACGAAAATCCTGTTAAATGTGTTTGGTTAAAAATGCCAGTCCACTATGTCCATCATAAATATAATCAGTGGGAACACAACTTTGGCTTGGCGGTAGATTGGTGGGATAGGTTATTTGGCACTTATAAAGCAGTCGATTGGTTAACTGAAGCAGAATTAGAACGCGCGGACAAAAAGTATTGGCAAATCAAGTGGTAA
- a CDS encoding DUF3747 domain-containing protein, which translates to MKSYHRFQSLFLALSAIASTTIMAVPQVKAASFAEQQVSQDQFVVVAVPFGYQEHRLEIIEQISGDQQCWNESGAAPVQVDLLLLDFDHTNSCRRIINTNGYTLRLDGEDDRVAHVVQIVQEGGELKLIAFHKDPSQPNIEIGSTNGLRDSAMRIVLNPGWKISKRVHEGKAINHLYLSGTSGTTNSDYSTSASSTTVNGNSTSTSSSTTSVSQGTNSTPPSNVDTKALVNSVEQIYNNVVTPILRDLSQENTSSQ; encoded by the coding sequence ATGAAATCTTATCATCGTTTCCAATCATTATTTTTAGCATTATCAGCGATCGCTAGTACTACAATAATGGCTGTCCCCCAGGTAAAAGCAGCTTCTTTTGCTGAACAACAGGTAAGCCAAGATCAATTCGTGGTAGTAGCTGTTCCTTTTGGCTATCAAGAACATCGCTTAGAGATTATTGAGCAAATTTCTGGCGATCAACAGTGTTGGAATGAGTCGGGTGCAGCACCAGTTCAAGTAGATTTATTGCTTTTGGATTTCGATCATACGAATAGTTGCCGACGTATCATTAACACCAATGGTTATACTCTACGCCTTGATGGTGAAGATGACAGAGTTGCTCATGTAGTTCAAATTGTCCAAGAGGGTGGCGAACTCAAACTGATTGCGTTTCATAAAGATCCTTCTCAACCCAACATTGAAATTGGCAGTACTAATGGTCTGAGGGATAGTGCGATGAGAATTGTTCTTAATCCTGGCTGGAAAATTAGTAAAAGGGTACATGAGGGAAAAGCGATTAATCATCTTTACCTAAGCGGTACTTCTGGCACGACTAACAGCGATTATTCAACTAGCGCTTCTAGTACAACCGTCAATGGCAATAGTACCAGTACCAGTTCCAGCACTACTAGTGTTAGCCAAGGAACAAATAGCACTCCGCCAAGTAATGTAGACACCAAAGCTTTGGTCAACAGCGTCGAACAAATTTATAACAACGTAGTTACTCCGATCCTGCGCGATCTATCACAAGAAAACACCAGCAGCCAGTAA
- the thyX gene encoding FAD-dependent thymidylate synthase: protein MGYIDPLNDGKSRIELIDSMGNDLSIVNDARASFEKSSVNLSDRDIKLINYLIKHQHTSPFRGVVFKFKVKAPLYICRQWWKHVVASNHNDEQLGWNEKSFRYVAIDDSNEFYIPQTFRQQSKNNKQATVGSLAEDFNHKAIAIYQEQCENSYQAYSKLLELGVGREQARGVLIPSVYTSWVWTVSLQALLNFIGLRLGAGAQSEIGSYAQAIIELIEPIVPVSMEAWSTHAGAGE from the coding sequence ATGGGCTATATAGATCCTTTAAATGATGGAAAAAGTAGAATTGAGCTGATCGATTCGATGGGCAATGATTTAAGTATAGTTAATGATGCTAGAGCCTCTTTTGAAAAGAGTTCGGTTAACTTGAGCGATCGCGATATTAAATTAATTAATTATTTAATCAAGCATCAACATACTTCACCCTTTAGGGGAGTAGTATTTAAGTTCAAGGTAAAAGCCCCGCTATACATATGTCGGCAATGGTGGAAGCACGTAGTCGCTAGTAATCATAACGATGAACAACTGGGCTGGAATGAAAAAAGTTTTCGCTATGTAGCCATTGACGATAGCAACGAATTTTATATTCCTCAAACCTTTAGACAACAATCAAAAAATAACAAACAAGCAACCGTTGGTAGTTTAGCAGAGGATTTTAACCACAAAGCGATCGCCATTTATCAAGAGCAGTGTGAAAATAGCTATCAAGCCTACAGCAAGCTATTAGAACTGGGCGTAGGTAGAGAACAAGCCAGGGGCGTATTAATTCCTTCAGTCTATACTTCTTGGGTTTGGACAGTCTCTTTACAAGCATTGCTCAACTTTATTGGCTTACGTTTAGGTGCAGGGGCGCAAAGCGAAATCGGATCTTATGCTCAAGCAATTATCGAGTTAATTGAGCCGATTGTTCCCGTATCGATGGAGGCATGGTCAACTCATGCAGGCGCGGGAGAGTAA
- the dcd gene encoding dCTP deaminase: protein MIKNDKWIIEQARQGMIAPFESKSIRKAVLGAEKAIPTISWGLSSYGYDIRLSPHDFRIFRHIPGTVIDPKKFNSKNLEQAELHSSEDGSSYFIIPANSYGLGASLESIKMPANVTAICLGKSTYARVGVIANATPLEASWQGQSITLEFSNASSADVKIYANEGVVQLLFFEGESCQTTYADRGGKYQNQGSGVTLPKV from the coding sequence ATGATTAAAAACGATAAGTGGATAATTGAACAAGCTCGTCAGGGGATGATTGCTCCTTTTGAATCAAAATCGATTAGAAAAGCTGTCTTAGGTGCAGAAAAAGCAATACCGACAATTAGTTGGGGACTTAGTTCTTACGGTTATGATATTCGTCTATCGCCTCACGATTTTAGAATTTTTAGGCATATTCCTGGTACAGTAATAGATCCCAAAAAGTTTAATTCTAAAAATCTAGAACAGGCAGAGTTGCACAGCAGCGAAGATGGCTCATCTTACTTTATTATTCCAGCAAACAGCTATGGGCTAGGAGCGTCTTTAGAAAGCATTAAAATGCCTGCCAACGTTACAGCTATCTGCTTGGGTAAGTCAACCTATGCCCGCGTCGGTGTCATTGCCAATGCAACACCTCTAGAAGCTTCTTGGCAAGGTCAAAGTATTACTTTAGAATTTAGCAATGCTTCGAGTGCTGATGTAAAGATCTATGCCAACGAAGGGGTGGTGCAACTATTATTTTTTGAAGGAGAATCTTGTCAAACAACCTACGCCGATCGCGGCGGTAAATATCAAAACCAAGGTTCTGGTGTAACCTTACCAAAGGTTTGA
- a CDS encoding Hsp20/alpha crystallin family protein: MAIIRYNPWQEMNSLQHQLNRMLDDVLTPASVAEFGNFSKVPAAELTETKENLVLRLELPGIQPADLNIEATAKSVSISGERKSEVKSEDEGKTRLSEGVSFRTEFRYGSFQRVIPLPVRIQNTEIKAEYKDGILHLTLPKAESEKNKVVKVNLLDQTNA, from the coding sequence ATGGCGATCATTCGTTATAATCCTTGGCAAGAAATGAACTCTTTACAACACCAGTTAAATAGAATGCTTGATGATGTTTTAACTCCAGCTTCTGTAGCTGAGTTTGGCAACTTTTCTAAAGTTCCCGCAGCCGAACTTACCGAAACCAAAGAAAACTTAGTTCTTCGATTAGAATTACCTGGAATACAGCCTGCCGATCTTAATATTGAAGCAACAGCAAAAAGCGTTTCTATTTCAGGAGAACGTAAGTCTGAGGTCAAATCTGAAGACGAAGGCAAAACTCGTTTATCCGAAGGTGTATCCTTTAGGACTGAGTTCCGCTATGGTAGTTTTCAAAGAGTAATTCCTCTACCCGTAAGAATTCAGAATACTGAGATCAAAGCCGAATATAAAGACGGTATTTTGCACCTCACCTTGCCCAAAGCTGAATCAGAAAAAAACAAAGTAGTTAAAGTCAATTTGTTAGACCAAACTAATGCTTAA
- a CDS encoding NUDIX hydrolase has product MRRSWRFVSTVLGIIFRHPVTGTTIIPVLPDGRIVLIQRSDSGKWGLPGGMIDWGEDIPNAASRELEEETGLKLIKIRRLRGVYSNPKRDPRIHSISILLEVEAEGKLNAEDKLEVLQVKAFSRDELPLGDLSHDHDRQLQDYLNDQIVIA; this is encoded by the coding sequence ATGCGTCGTTCTTGGCGATTTGTTTCCACTGTACTCGGTATTATCTTCCGCCATCCTGTCACTGGCACGACAATTATCCCTGTTTTGCCAGATGGACGCATTGTCTTGATCCAGCGTAGCGATTCAGGCAAATGGGGTTTACCAGGAGGTATGATTGATTGGGGAGAAGATATTCCTAATGCTGCTAGTCGAGAGCTTGAAGAAGAGACAGGTTTGAAGCTAATTAAAATCAGACGTTTGCGCGGAGTTTACTCTAACCCCAAACGCGATCCTCGAATACACTCAATTTCTATATTGCTAGAAGTTGAAGCAGAAGGAAAACTAAACGCCGAAGATAAGTTAGAAGTATTGCAGGTAAAAGCTTTTTCCAGAGATGAATTACCTTTGGGAGATCTTAGTCACGATCATGACCGACAGTTACAAGACTATCTTAATGATCAGATTGTAATAGCTTGA
- the argH gene encoding argininosuccinate lyase, whose protein sequence is MNKPTSWSDRFESPLNPEIAIFNASIGFDIELIEYDLDGSIAHAKMLGETKIISDAEVQQLVSGLSQIRQEYQQGNFNPGVEAEDVHFAVERRLIEIVGDVGKKLHTARSRNDQVGTDIRLYLRTEIRQIQQYLRQFQAALLIHSEQHVETLIPGYTHLQRAQPLSLAHHLLAYFQMSQRDWERLEDVYKRTNISPLGCGALAGTTFPINRKRTAELLEFEHIYENSLDGVSDRDFAIEFLCAASLIMVHLSRLSEEMILWASQEFSFITLKDTCATGSSIMPQKKNPDIPELVRGKTGRVFGHLQGLLVIMKGLPLAYNKDLQEDKEGIFDSVKTIKACLKVMTILLNEGIEFKTTRLAEAVAEDFSNATDVADYLVSKDVPFREAYNLVGKVVKTSIAARKLLKDLTLEEWQELHHAFEADIYEAIAPKQVVSARNSYGGTGFEQVHQAIARAKSLLAQS, encoded by the coding sequence GTGAACAAGCCAACATCTTGGAGCGATCGCTTTGAATCACCATTAAATCCAGAGATCGCTATTTTTAACGCTAGCATTGGTTTCGATATTGAACTAATTGAATACGATCTAGATGGTTCAATTGCCCATGCTAAAATGCTTGGCGAAACCAAAATTATTAGCGATGCAGAAGTGCAACAGCTAGTGTCAGGTTTATCACAGATTCGCCAGGAATATCAGCAGGGTAATTTTAATCCAGGTGTTGAAGCCGAAGATGTTCATTTTGCAGTAGAAAGACGACTGATCGAAATAGTCGGTGATGTGGGAAAAAAGCTCCACACGGCGCGATCGCGCAACGATCAGGTAGGAACAGATATCAGACTATATTTAAGGACCGAAATCAGGCAAATCCAGCAATATTTACGGCAATTCCAAGCAGCTTTGCTCATTCATAGCGAACAGCACGTCGAAACTCTTATTCCTGGCTATACTCATTTACAAAGAGCGCAGCCGTTAAGTTTAGCTCATCACCTTTTGGCATATTTTCAGATGTCCCAACGAGACTGGGAGAGATTAGAAGATGTCTATAAACGGACTAATATCTCTCCTTTGGGCTGTGGCGCACTGGCGGGAACAACTTTTCCCATCAATCGAAAACGTACTGCTGAATTATTAGAGTTTGAGCATATCTATGAAAACAGCCTGGATGGAGTAAGCGATCGCGATTTTGCGATCGAATTTCTTTGTGCAGCTAGCCTAATTATGGTGCATCTCAGTCGCCTGAGCGAAGAAATGATCCTCTGGGCATCTCAAGAGTTTAGCTTTATTACTTTAAAAGATACTTGCGCCACGGGTTCGAGCATCATGCCTCAAAAGAAAAATCCCGATATTCCTGAATTAGTGCGAGGTAAAACAGGCAGAGTCTTTGGACATCTCCAAGGTTTGTTGGTCATTATGAAAGGTTTACCCCTGGCATACAATAAAGACCTACAGGAAGATAAAGAAGGAATTTTTGATAGCGTCAAAACCATCAAGGCTTGTTTAAAGGTAATGACAATACTATTAAACGAAGGCATCGAATTTAAAACTACCAGGCTAGCAGAAGCCGTTGCCGAAGACTTCTCCAACGCCACTGATGTTGCTGATTATTTAGTGTCTAAAGACGTTCCGTTTCGTGAGGCTTATAATTTGGTAGGTAAAGTCGTAAAAACCAGCATAGCTGCGAGAAAATTGCTCAAAGACCTCACTTTAGAAGAATGGCAGGAACTGCATCACGCTTTTGAAGCCGATATCTATGAAGCGATCGCACCCAAACAGGTAGTTTCTGCCCGTAATAGCTATGGCGGCACTGGTTTTGAACAAGTCCATCAGGCGATCGCTCGAGCTAAATCTTTACTCGCTCAAAGCTGA
- a CDS encoding GAF domain-containing SpoIIE family protein phosphatase: MSKFVEAMTVVSSHSHPSQENNSVGKSDSKDSNPIVALKELVANLQREQNKIQDLLSSLGFALRSFSNLNQFLELTPLMAARVTDSIGGVLILYKGNKVHLEQIHCQDSKIGLEVTSVFERVNYQINHSSINHHKTVNASSHLSGIIDEKIAQELEPKIQFFGTPILVKNIEQGRLYVFSTETDYTWTPTRRKLTQLVADQTAVAIANHELTVELRSKERQDRELEIASEIQLRLLPSKCPQIRGLSIAAKCQTASRVGGDYYDFIPTNYDRLENSQPEIGSDVPWSIVIGDVMGKGVPAGLIMTMTRGMLRAEVLNRHSPAQIMRHLNRVMYADLENSHRFVSMFYSEYDPQKQTLCFTNAAHNPPLLWRKATNTLEKLDSWGMLIGLDMESEYEDATVQLAPGDTIIYYTDGFTDAANEVGDRFDEENLCLCFKWACQHLETPDEILDHVFVQVKQFSDANKNCGDDMTSIVMQIKAIE, translated from the coding sequence ATGTCTAAATTTGTAGAGGCAATGACTGTCGTATCCTCCCATAGCCATCCCTCTCAAGAAAATAATAGCGTTGGCAAGTCTGACTCGAAGGACTCTAACCCAATTGTGGCACTAAAAGAATTAGTGGCTAATCTTCAAAGGGAACAAAATAAAATTCAAGATCTATTAAGCTCTTTGGGATTTGCACTGCGTAGCTTTAGTAATCTGAATCAGTTTTTAGAACTGACTCCTTTGATGGCAGCTAGAGTTACCGATTCTATTGGCGGGGTACTAATTTTATATAAAGGCAACAAAGTACATTTAGAACAAATTCATTGCCAAGACAGCAAGATTGGTTTAGAGGTAACCAGCGTATTTGAGCGAGTAAATTACCAAATTAATCACTCATCAATTAATCATCATAAAACTGTTAATGCTTCTTCTCACTTATCAGGAATTATTGATGAAAAGATCGCTCAAGAGTTAGAGCCAAAAATTCAGTTTTTCGGCACTCCGATTCTGGTCAAAAATATTGAACAAGGTCGCCTTTATGTATTTAGTACCGAAACAGATTATACTTGGACTCCAACCAGGAGAAAATTGACTCAGTTAGTAGCGGATCAGACGGCAGTAGCGATCGCTAATCATGAATTAACGGTAGAGTTACGTTCCAAAGAAAGACAAGACCGTGAATTAGAAATTGCCTCAGAAATTCAATTACGTTTGCTGCCTAGCAAGTGTCCTCAGATTAGGGGATTATCCATTGCAGCCAAGTGCCAGACTGCAAGTCGTGTTGGCGGAGATTACTATGATTTTATTCCCACTAATTATGACCGCTTAGAAAATAGTCAGCCAGAAATTGGGTCTGATGTTCCTTGGAGTATTGTGATTGGCGATGTGATGGGCAAAGGTGTCCCCGCGGGATTAATTATGACCATGACACGGGGAATGCTGCGCGCAGAAGTCCTTAATCGTCATTCTCCAGCACAGATTATGCGCCATCTCAATCGAGTGATGTATGCCGATCTAGAAAACTCGCATCGCTTCGTGAGTATGTTCTATTCCGAATACGATCCGCAAAAACAAACCCTCTGTTTTACCAATGCTGCTCATAATCCACCGTTACTGTGGCGTAAAGCGACTAATACTTTAGAAAAGTTGGATAGTTGGGGAATGCTGATCGGTCTGGATATGGAATCAGAATATGAAGATGCAACGGTACAGCTAGCTCCAGGAGATACAATTATTTATTACACTGATGGCTTCACGGATGCTGCCAATGAAGTTGGCGATCGCTTTGATGAAGAAAACCTCTGTCTCTGTTTTAAATGGGCTTGTCAGCACCTAGAAACTCCAGATGAAATTCTTGACCATGTTTTTGTTCAGGTCAAGCAGTTTAGTGATGCGAACAAGAATTGTGGTGATGATATGACCTCAATCGTGATGCAGATTAAGGCGATCGAATAA
- the ftsY gene encoding signal recognition particle-docking protein FtsY produces MFNWFRRNEKAKQQPEATSPQTELETTTSAESSQTDIAEPDYLAFAKAAYKNIQERKSQGVTKEEFEETASESVLKAVNTEETTSSEKELELVANTETEVAPENVVESAAETEVIEVVEEEIAQPVAETQTTVEESVTEETAAPVANVPAWMQKSQGLEKLKETAIESPQPEPVAAELDEDFIWSSKVLAKSGRTAEDVSEEEISWLTKLRQGLGKTRIGLVNQLKSIVGKGPLNDDAVMEIESLLLQADVGIEATDYIIETLQAKLKEEVLPPDQAIAYLKTILQDILDRPIAGKKDSAFVPEKDEFNIWLLTGVNGAGKTTTIGKLANLGQKSGYSCLIAAADTFRAAAVQQVQVWGERANTQVIANPGKNTDPAAVVFDAIAAAEAKNTELLLIDTAGRLQNKQNLMAELAKIRRIIDKKAPHAKVESLLVLDATLGQNGLRQAQVFSKAAQLSGVVLTKLDGSAKGGVALAVTQQLNLPIRFIGAGEGIEDLRPFSSYEFVEALLNG; encoded by the coding sequence ATGTTTAATTGGTTTCGCCGTAACGAAAAAGCAAAGCAGCAGCCTGAAGCAACATCCCCCCAAACTGAGCTAGAAACAACTACATCGGCTGAGTCATCGCAGACGGATATAGCCGAACCAGATTACCTTGCTTTTGCTAAAGCCGCTTATAAAAACATTCAAGAACGTAAGAGTCAAGGCGTAACTAAAGAAGAATTTGAAGAAACGGCATCGGAATCAGTCTTAAAGGCTGTAAACACAGAAGAAACTACTTCATCTGAAAAAGAATTAGAATTAGTAGCAAACACAGAAACAGAAGTTGCTCCAGAAAACGTAGTTGAATCAGCAGCAGAAACAGAAGTCATAGAAGTCGTAGAAGAGGAGATAGCTCAACCAGTAGCCGAAACACAAACTACTGTTGAGGAATCAGTAACGGAGGAAACTGCTGCACCTGTTGCCAACGTTCCAGCTTGGATGCAAAAATCTCAGGGTTTGGAAAAACTCAAAGAAACAGCAATTGAAAGTCCTCAACCAGAACCAGTAGCAGCAGAATTAGACGAAGATTTTATTTGGTCATCTAAGGTACTAGCTAAGAGTGGCAGGACAGCAGAAGATGTCTCAGAAGAAGAAATAAGCTGGCTGACCAAGCTGCGGCAGGGATTGGGTAAAACTCGAATTGGTCTAGTCAATCAGTTAAAATCTATTGTCGGCAAAGGTCCGCTAAATGATGATGCGGTAATGGAGATTGAGAGTCTTTTACTGCAAGCTGATGTTGGTATCGAAGCTACTGACTATATCATTGAAACTCTACAAGCGAAATTAAAAGAAGAAGTTCTGCCTCCAGACCAAGCGATCGCCTATTTAAAAACGATCCTGCAAGATATACTCGATCGACCCATAGCAGGTAAAAAAGATAGTGCTTTTGTTCCTGAAAAAGACGAGTTTAATATCTGGCTGCTAACAGGAGTAAATGGCGCAGGTAAGACTACGACTATTGGTAAACTAGCTAATTTGGGGCAAAAATCTGGCTATAGTTGCTTGATTGCGGCTGCGGATACTTTTCGTGCTGCTGCGGTACAGCAGGTACAGGTGTGGGGAGAACGGGCTAACACTCAGGTTATTGCTAACCCAGGCAAAAATACCGACCCGGCTGCGGTAGTATTTGATGCGATCGCAGCTGCTGAAGCGAAAAATACTGAACTGCTTTTAATCGATACCGCAGGGAGACTACAAAACAAGCAAAATTTAATGGCCGAATTGGCGAAAATCCGTCGAATTATTGATAAAAAAGCACCCCATGCCAAAGTAGAATCATTACTAGTTCTAGACGCAACTCTGGGACAAAATGGTTTGCGCCAAGCTCAGGTGTTTTCTAAAGCAGCTCAACTGAGTGGTGTTGTTTTGACCAAACTGGATGGAAGTGCTAAAGGTGGTGTGGCATTAGCAGTAACCCAGCAGCTAAATTTACCAATTCGCTTTATTGGTGCAGGAGAAGGAATTGAGGATTTGCGACCATTTTCTAGCTATGAATTTGTCGAAGCTTTACTCAATGGTTAA
- a CDS encoding NAD(P)H-dependent oxidoreductase, protein MNRPDLTPDQIIQRLNWRYATKKFDPSQKIDDDDWYTLEQSLVLAPSSFGQQPWKFFVIRNSALRQQLQEHAWNQSQVVDASHLVVLAIKQNINTSDVDRYIDRIVEVRASPKDKLSGLENAIKGFLQDPLPLQPDAWSTRQVYIALGFLLYSAALLGIDACPMEGFVPAEFDKVLGLTDRGYAAQVICALGYRSKDDKFADMTKVRYKTEEVVQYID, encoded by the coding sequence ATGAATCGTCCTGACTTGACCCCAGACCAAATTATCCAGCGGTTAAACTGGCGTTATGCTACCAAAAAGTTTGACCCCAGCCAGAAAATTGACGATGATGACTGGTATACCTTGGAGCAAAGCCTGGTATTAGCGCCATCTTCTTTTGGTCAGCAGCCTTGGAAGTTTTTTGTCATCCGAAATTCCGCTTTACGCCAGCAGCTTCAGGAACACGCCTGGAATCAGTCCCAGGTAGTGGATGCTTCTCACCTGGTTGTTTTAGCTATCAAACAAAACATTAACACTAGTGACGTAGACCGTTACATCGATCGCATAGTAGAAGTTCGCGCCTCACCAAAAGATAAGCTATCAGGACTCGAAAATGCTATCAAAGGATTTTTACAAGATCCTCTCCCACTACAGCCAGATGCTTGGTCTACTAGACAGGTATACATCGCTCTAGGATTTTTGCTCTACAGTGCTGCTTTGCTGGGTATCGATGCTTGCCCGATGGAGGGATTTGTACCCGCTGAGTTTGATAAAGTACTCGGCTTGACAGATCGAGGCTACGCTGCCCAAGTGATTTGTGCGCTAGGGTATAGAAGCAAAGATGATAAGTTTGCCGACATGACCAAGGTTCGCTACAAAACGGAAGAAGTCGTGCAGTATATTGATTAG
- a CDS encoding glycosyltransferase family 2 protein has product MSSPSLENRSLSSVLNSPQLEISIVVPIYNEAESIETLVQAIADAVLATNLSYEIICVDDGSKDGSTQVLTNLARIRVDLKAVILRRNYGQTPAMAAGFEAAAGKVIVTLDGDLQNDPADIPMLLAKLDEGYDLVSGWRRKRQDAALTRLLPSKIANIIIAKVTGVRLHDYGCSLKAYRSELIADMNLYGELHRFLPALAYIEGARITEVPVRHHARRFGQSKYGLGRTIRVVMDLLTVYFMKKFLTRPMHVFGLGGVISLVTGIAMGTYLTIVKLFFNQNIGDRPLLILAVLLIITGVNLFCFGLVTELLMRTYHESQRRPIYRIRDIFGKQ; this is encoded by the coding sequence ATGTCATCTCCATCTCTAGAAAATCGTAGTTTGTCCTCAGTTCTAAATTCGCCTCAGCTAGAAATATCAATAGTTGTGCCAATTTATAACGAAGCCGAAAGCATTGAAACTCTAGTACAGGCGATCGCTGATGCTGTATTGGCAACAAATTTAAGCTATGAAATTATTTGCGTGGACGACGGTTCAAAAGATGGCTCAACCCAAGTATTAACCAATCTGGCTAGAATCCGGGTAGATCTCAAGGCGGTTATTCTGCGTCGTAACTATGGACAAACTCCAGCAATGGCTGCGGGATTTGAAGCGGCTGCGGGAAAAGTAATTGTAACTCTAGATGGTGACTTGCAAAACGATCCTGCTGACATTCCGATGCTGTTAGCTAAATTAGATGAAGGCTACGATTTAGTAAGCGGGTGGCGCAGAAAGAGACAGGATGCAGCGTTAACTAGATTATTACCGTCCAAAATCGCTAATATTATTATCGCTAAGGTAACGGGAGTTAGACTACACGATTACGGTTGTTCTCTTAAAGCATATCGTTCTGAATTAATTGCCGACATGAACCTTTATGGTGAACTGCATCGCTTTTTACCAGCCTTGGCATATATTGAAGGTGCGAGAATTACCGAAGTACCTGTACGTCATCATGCACGACGCTTTGGACAGAGTAAATATGGCTTAGGTAGGACGATTAGAGTTGTTATGGACTTATTAACCGTCTACTTTATGAAGAAGTTTCTCACTCGTCCAATGCACGTCTTTGGATTAGGCGGAGTAATTTCCTTAGTTACAGGTATTGCCATGGGAACATACCTGACTATTGTAAAACTATTTTTCAATCAAAATATCGGCGATCGCCCTTTACTTATTCTAGCTGTGTTGCTAATCATTACTGGAGTCAATCTATTTTGTTTTGGTTTAGTCACCGAACTGTTGATGCGTACCTATCACGAATCCCAAAGAAGACCAATTTATCGCATTAGAGATATCTTTGGAAAACAGTAG